A genomic window from Oryctolagus cuniculus chromosome 12, mOryCun1.1, whole genome shotgun sequence includes:
- the OR6J1 gene encoding olfactory receptor 6J1 — translation MLNTFHQPSPAQVSGAMGNHTRITEIVLLGLSDACELQLLIFLGLLLTYLLILLGNLLIVVVTLMHSCLHTPMYYFLRNFAVLEIWFTSVIFPKTLTNILTGHKTISFLGCLLQSFFYFFLGTTEFFLLAAMSFDRYVAICNPLRYTTIMSKRVCVQLVLCSWITGLILILLPSVIIFNQPFCGPNVINHFFCDNFPLMELICADTTLVELLGFVIAIICLLGTLCVTATCYGHIVHTILHIPSAKERQKAFSTCSSHIIVVSLFYGSCIFMYIRSGKGGQGEGWNKVVALLNTVVTPVLNPFIYTLRNKQVKQVFREQVSKILSKSCGTKS, via the coding sequence ATGCTGAACACCTTTCATCAGCCATCCCCAGCGCAGGTCTCAGGAGCCATGGGGAACCACACCAGAATCACTGAGATTGTCCTGCTGGGGCTCTCAGATGCCTGTGAGCTgcagctgctcatcttcctggGGCTCCTCCTCACATATCTCCTCATCCTGCTCGGGAACCTCCTCATCGTGGTCGTCACCCTCAtgcacagctgcctccacacccccatgtactaCTTCCTCCGCAACTTTGCTGTCCTGGAGATCTGGTTCACCTCCGTCATCTTCCCCAAGACGCTGACCAACATCCTCACAGGACACAAGACCATCTCCTTTCTAGGCTGCCTCCTACAaagtttcttctatttcttcctgggCACCACAGAGTTCTTCCTACTGGCAGCGATGTCCTTTGACAGGTATGTGGCCATATGTAACCCCCTGCGGTACACCACCATCATGAGCAAAAGGGTGTGTGTCCAGCTGGTGCTCTGCTCATGGATCACAGGACTCATTCTCATTCTTCTTCCAAGTGTCATCATATTTAACCAACCATTCTGTGGCCCTAATGTCATTAATCATTTCTTCTGTGACAACTTTCCACTCATGGAACTCATATGTGCAGACACAACTCTGGTAGAGCTTCTGGGTTTTGTGATAGCCATCATATGTTTACTGGGCACTCTGTGTGTGACAGCCACCTGCTATGGCCACATCGTCCACACTATCCTGCACATCCCCTCAgccaaggagaggcagaaagccTTTTCAACCTGCTCCTCCCATATCATTGTGGTGTCTCTCTTCTATGGCAGCTGCATCTTCATGTACATCCGGTCAGGCAAAGGTGGCCAGGGGGAGGGCTGGAATAAGGTGGTGGCATTGCTCAACACTGTGGTCACTCCAGTGCTCAATCCCTTCATCTACACCCTGAGGAACAAACAGGTAAAGCAGGTGTTTCGGGAGCAGGTGAGCAAGATCCTCTCAAAAAGTTGTGGAAcaaagagctga